From the genome of Nicotiana tabacum cultivar K326 chromosome 17, ASM71507v2, whole genome shotgun sequence:
ACACAAAAACATAGTAAGATCAAGCAAGAAATGCAGTAAATGACCACCAGGAGAGTCCTTTATAATCAGTAAGAATAGTGTAATAGCTTTCAAAGACACCAGTTATAGCAAATGGCTAACCAGCCGAAGGGAATTAAACCATGTTCAGGAAAAAATAAACGATAACGGGGTTTACATGAGAATTCATCATTTGTTTTGAAGAAGACAATAGAggatttgttatcatcatgatctGTCCTCCCAACTTCTTAATTTCTTTCAACCCACACCTGGATATTTTGCAATGGGATGTCGAGGTAATCCACACAATGACACAAGTACCACCAACAAAACACTCTTTGCTCCTGCCTTCCCAAAAACGCTAGTCCGTGGGATGAAATAAAGAGCACAAAAGAAACAGaagagaaaaacaataaaagtTGGTTTTACATTCATGTATTTAGCACATTCATGGGGTATAGCATCTTCGAAAACTCTTTCTCAAACAAATTTTGATCGATAGATTTATTTGTATGTTGCCTGATGCAATGTCACCAGACCAATGATAGCCTGATCAAGCTAAAGACTATGTTTTTCTTTCTTGATTCCACCCAATTCATGTCAagaaaaaacacaaaatatgcaGACATTTGAAGTTGTAactcacacacaaaaaaaaaaaaaaaaaaaaaaacgtacTTGGCGAAAAAAAGACCAAAAATTGGGCAAATTTTGTTAATGATCAATCAAGAAAAGCAACcccaaacaaacaaaataaaagatgGATATTGAAAATGAAGGATGTAAAGGCCAAAAATGTCAAACCCCATGTAAAAAGGGAGCCATCAGAGGCGACAGCAGCAGTGTGTTCACGACCACAAGCAATATCCAACCAACGAGAATTCCCACCAGCTGGGCATCCAAATAGCTCTGGAGGCAGCTGCTTTGGTATCCTCAAGCTCCTCTCTTTGTCCCTCCGACCCGTTTGCCCAGAATGGTTGTAACCCCAAACGTAAATTGCACTCTTATTTGGTAGACTCACGGGCCGCCGCGACTCCCCAAATATTTCATTAATATCCATTTAATTTAACTTATCAAGAAGAAAAGTTGACCTGATGAATCACACAATACTAAAGAAATGATCTTTTGCTGCTATTTTTGCAAATGAAATTAATCCAAGTCCCTAACTTTGACCAGAAAATATAAGCTCGAAGAAGTTGACAATGAAATGGATAAGGATATATAAGGGGGTTGAAATTATTCCGGGAAATTTGAAGAATTTAAGGTTGCAGTTTCAGCTCCAAAGAAAATGGCAGTTGACAGATGAAGGGAGGGGCAGGCACCAGTGCTGATTCCTGCCCGACCGTTTTGCCCCAACCGATTTTTCTAGACCTTTTACTTTAACTGCAAATCAACTTTAATATATACCCTCTATATTTCATTTTATTTGATCAAAATTTTGATATAagtcttttatttcattttatgtgatattgtactttttaataataataataatataaccAGTGTAATCTCATATAATGGGGTCCAGGGAGTATAGTGTGTTgcataccttacccctatcttATGTCGGTATTAAGGACAATCGGGTGCACAAGGTATCTTgcattcacgcagggtccggTGAAGAGTTGCACCATGAGGGGTATGATGCAGAGAGcataccctaatgcaagcattagtggctgctttcacgattcgaaagttatgggttcaattgaacccgccGAGTATATGCTACATCCGCCACTGGGTTCGAATTTGTGGAAGACAACTTTATCGTTGATCCTCCCCTTAAAAGAAACACATGTTATACTTCATctattccagtttatgtgaacttatttacTTTTTTGGCCATTTCgaaaagaatgacccatttctaaatttggtaacaatttagcttaaacttacaattctacctttaatgagaagcctttataaccacacaaatacgattggctcctttttgacttgtttaagaccataaatttcaaaagtcttcattttttcttaaacttcgtgtccaatcaaacaggttcacataataTGGAAAAGATGAAGCATTTAAAAAATCTAATACCGTTTCGTTGCTTTTGACTTTGAATCACATGATGAATAAGGAAAGAGAGATGTGTAAAACTTTTGTAAAATTTATTTGTTTGGTTTAAAACCAAGGGAATTAATAGCAGTCAATGGAAATTACCTTTTTATTTAAGCATATTTATTACTATGATATTGGTTTAaattactttaaaaaaactgatgATCATTGAACGTGGTTCACACTTCACATAAGTCCGGAATCCGTCTACGTACATAGCGTAGACTTTGAATTTCTTATAATCATTTTCACATCACATCTAGACTGTAGTATTTTTTAATACAATTGACCAATAACGaaccatttttcaaaaaaaaaaaaaaaaaaaaaagaacatctAAAGAATATTAACAATTTAACATAAGGAGAAGACGTGATTTTAGTTTCGGACCAAAAGGTGAGTACGTAATTTATATGCTTTCGTCAAGTTGTCCGAAATTCCCAATTTCCACGAGGTAAGCTTTCTGATTAACTGTTAGTTAATGGGTTGAATTGAAATTTGACAATTTCCCATTTGTTTCTTTCCATATACGTGTTAGAATTTAGAAACACTTTGCTTCGCCGGATTTCTGAAATTGGCCTCTCTTTATTTTCCAGCTTATCAAATTTTGATTTAGTTATGCTTTGGTTCAAGAAGTGAAATACTCATGAAACTGAAGCTTTGAGTATATGTTCTAGCAGTTTCTTTTTCTGGATATATGTTAACTTTTAGGTGGATTAGTTTATTAATCTTGGAACTTCAGATTTTTTGAAGAAGGTACCAATTCCTTGGGATATATGAATTGGGGTTCTTGAAATATTCACATTTATTTTTTCTCCTTCCTGTAAAATTTTCCAATGTCGTCTCACTTCATATTATAGACCAAATAATTGAAGATTAAAGAACATTGAGATAGAATGATTTAAAATTTAATAGGTAGGAGGTAACTGGTACCCATGGAATAAATCGAGGCAAACTGACTCGGACACCACGATTATAAAAAGAATCATTTAAAGTTCAGCATAGGGATAAAGCCATTCTAATTTTCTGCTTTTGGACGTGTAAAACCATTATTAGCAGTCAAGTTCATGCTTTATACCATAGACATCCGATAATTTGAAATGGAGGCAGCGAAATTTAGAGTTATTGAAATCAGAACGCAGACGGTCTATCACATATATCATTTTTTTTTAACTCATGCGCGTATGTAGAATTGTCGAGGTCCGAACCAAAATAAATGGGTGCAGTGCGCTCACCAGAAGGCTAGAATGACCCACTCTATTAGAAAGTGATCAACTTTTTCATGGTTCCCTACATAAATGATAAATCTAAAGAAGATTAATATCTGGGGATGTGATTTCATTTCCTGAACTTGACAATGGATCATCATGTGATCATGAGCTGCACTGTCTTCCAAATTCTTTTTGTCATATAAGGTAGGACAGATCTGCACTTTATTCTAAACACATCTGCACTTTATTCTAAAATGATTTATTCCATATAATAGAAGAACGATATGAGGTTAGTTAAAATGACCTGTTTCTGAATGTATGAAATCAGGTTCCTGCATCGATCAATGGCCACCAACAGCGCGAAGAAGTTTATTCGAATTGATATCAGTTCAGATACTGTCTGTCCGTGGTGCTTTGTAGGCAAAAGAAACCTTGATAAAGCTATAGCATTAGTCAATGATCAGTATGATTTTGAGGTGCCGTTTGGTTCTGTTATCTGTGCTTCCATTTCAACCGGTTCCTTTATTTTTACTGGAAAAATTCTGTTTTGCAGATTAGATGGCATCCCTATCTTCTCAACCCTTCTGCGCCTAAAGAAGGGGTTAACAAGAAAGATCACTACAGAAATAAATTTGGGCCTCGCTCTGAACAGATGACTTCAAGAATGACAGAGgttcatattttcttcttttctcttgttGCCCACACAATGTGTCTTGAAAAGTTGTCTGTGGTGTGAATCGCCTTATTGCAATCTTTTCAATATCATGCAGGTTTTTAAAGGCCTTGGGCTGGAATATAACATGTCAGGACTTACGTAAGTCTGATTAGTCTGTGTCTTGTTTACTCAATGCTGTGAAGTGCAAAAGACTTTTGTGTTATAAAGAATGGTTGGTTTTTTTGGGTATGCAGAGGAAGTAGTTTGGACAGCCACAAACTTCTATATTTCGCAGGACAACAGGGGCTTGACAAGCAAAATAATCTTGCTGAGGAGCTTTTTCTTGGCTATTTCACACAGGGAAGGTATATAGGTGACAGGTTAGTGCCTTTCTTCCCGACAGCGTAAGGTTTGCTGCATTAGCATACTTCTGTTATCCAGTAACAAAATTCAACTTTTTTAACTTTTTCCTTCCTATAGGATTTTCGTCCTGCCTGTTGTTAGTGACTCAGGAGTAGCGATTTTTAAGTTTCTTCCTTTTATAATCCCCTTGGCTCAATGACCAACACTGATATTTTGCTAAGCATGAAGCTTACAAGCGAATAAAAGTCACTGATGAGCTTTTTCAAGTGATCACCAGCTCATGCAATTTTCCTAATCAACAGAATCGATTTCTTTGATTTTCTCTtatttctccttcttttctttttggaataCCTGGGTGTTAGTGGGGAGGTCAGGTTTGAGGAGAGGAAAGTTGCAATTCATTGGTCACGTGCTTTTGCTAAGGACACTACTAAATATTGAAAACTTTACTTCAGATAGTCCGACGTCATCAGTGTCGACTACAACTATGATAATTATCAATCATTACAGTGATGCATCACTGTCGATAAACCTTTTTGCTTATTTTAATGCTCTATGAACACAATCAGATGTTATATATACTAAATATGGTGATGTATATGGTATAAAGTGTATCGTTTAGAGTTTAATGTGTTAAAATTTGATTTTCCACTTGAAGGGAATTTCTTGTAGAAGCTGCAAGAAAGGTTGGTGTTGAAGGAGCAGCTGACTTCCTTGAGGATCCAAACAATGGGCTAAAGGAGGTACGTTTCGCAATTTTATTCAATAGTCAACTCGGAGAATCTGTCCGCTGTTTTTCTTGCTCTTTCCTTTCTCTCGGAAGGTTTGTGAGCGAGAGGGACAGGTAGTTTCTGTTTCTGAAACAGCTGACGACACCTTTTATTATAATAGCACTTCTCACACAGCTAAGCTCAACGGTATCTGTACTTTGACAGTATTGGCTAGTCTTTCCTTGTTCAGCTCCATGATGGACCATGTCACTCATATCACGTGTTACCTAATTCTTAACACCTTATTTCTCTCCTACTCTCTTTCTCTGGGCTGGTTCAGCAGTAAGATAGATCAAAATTTTGTACCATCTCAAGTAAATATTGCTATTTTTTGGTATGTGTAGGTGAATGAAGAGCTTCAGCAGTATTCATCTGATATATCAGGGGTTCCACATTTTGTGGTATGTCACTCAACTTAGCACATTGTGCCATGAGCACTTTCGATATGTCAATCCATGAATAAGAAATTACTAAGCAGTTATATTCGGCAGTTAAATGGCAAGTATCAGTTGAGTGGTGGCCAACCTCCAGAGAGCTTTATCCGAGCTTTTCAAGCTGCTTCAAATATCACAGCGTAGTTCTTCTCCAACTTCATGTGAAGTCTGTCTGCCGCTGCGAAGTTGTATGCCCACTGGAAAGATACTTGTGGCGCTTTCTTAAAGTAAGAGGAAATATTGGATCAATGCTATTCCTCTAATATAAGTTAATATTGTGGATACTATGATTTGGTAATAAAATCCACCTAGATGTTTGACGGTCTGTATAAGAAATGTTAGTGATGACTTAATGTTCCTGCAGTATTTGTTTCTGTTTTGTTTTACATTGAAGGTCGAGATATTTATGCCACATAATTGGGATGATCTATATAGAGATGCCAGATGCATTTCGCATGTTTCTTAGTACAATATGTagttttcttttcaaattcttaTTATATtgcactgttttttttttttttttgggtaacaTTGTGAATTACCATTAATATCAATCGAACAGTTACAAACTAAAGAGCATCTCCTCGCAATAAACTGTGAGCAATGGCCTCAGCATGTCTGAACTATACAGCTATTGCCCGCAAAAAACCACTACATTTTTGTGCTTTCTTTGAGTTCCTAAACAGTTCCAGCCTATCTACTTCTTTTTTAATCTGTATAACTGTAACCTCAGTATTTACATTAATTCCTCTAACAATTTTCCAGTTCCTAGCTTTCTAGGTGTGGTAGATGACTGCTTCCAGAATAGCTGCAACTACTTCTTGAATTGCTTCCATTTATCCTTTTTGATACTCCTTAGAACCAGGGGCACATCTCCTCCGGACAATTTAATACCAGCCCATTGCATTACTGTAACTCGCACTTCTTTTGACCAACTACATTCCATAAACAGGAGCTGGGCAGTCTCATCAACCTGATCGTTACACATACAGCAGCTGGTATCATTGACTGGGATGTGTAACTGTTGTAGTCTCTCCCTTGTTAGCAACCTATTGTGATAAGCCAGCCAGGTAATAAATCTGTGTTTAGGCTGGGAAATTGCATTCCAAATAAGGTCAGCAGTTTCTAGTTTCCTGTGAGTTCCAATAATGGCCATGTAACTCTTTGTAATTGAGTACTGTCCTGAGTGGCTTAAAATGTACTGGTCTTGCTGAAACCAAGTATGCATTTCCTGCTTCAAATAGTTTAACTTCCTCCAATATCAGCTACTGTCCTAGGGGGCAGATGAGCCCAGATACTTGAATCTGTTTTTATATATAGTCCACGTACCCATTTCACCCATAAGCTGTCTTTTTTCACAATAAGCTGCCAAAGCAACATCCCAACTGAAGCCTTATTTCACTCCTTACACCTTATAACATTCAAACCCCCACAGCTTTTTGGCAAGCAGACTTTAGCCCAAGCTACTAGGGAGATCTTCCTCTTCTCCTCTGTACCTCCCCATAGGAAATCTTTACAGATCCTGTCCACCTCTTTCACTACACTCTGTGGGAGAATGAACACAGAGCCCCAAAAACTGTGGATAGAACATATGAGAGTTTCCTGGCATAGCCAAATTTGAACATGAACAGCACCACAAGAAAACTTGGTGGATAACCTGAACGAATTGGAAGAGCATAAAATATCAGAAAACATGTTGAGCCCTACCAGTACCACACCGAAGTGATGCATTTGCTGGAGGAACAGAGATGTATCCTCCTAAACTAATTCTCAAGACAGAGTTGATACCGTAGAAGGAGCGAAAGCACCCTAAAAGAGTCGTGGATAGTTGGATCCCTGCATAGAATAACATGGACAAACAAATAGTGACCTCAAATAAACAAGGTAGCTATTGAATCTGAAGGTTTTGTGAGACTGACCTGGTTCTGTCCCCAGACCCAAAGTCTCCGAGCAGACACTGTATCATCATTTTCACGTGGTTCTGCAATGGCATCAGTACAAT
Proteins encoded in this window:
- the LOC107789630 gene encoding uncharacterized protein LOC107789630 isoform X1, whose protein sequence is MLSSSCPKFPISTRFLHRSMATNSAKKFIRIDISSDTVCPWCFVGKRNLDKAIALVNDQYDFEIRWHPYLLNPSAPKEGVNKKDHYRNKFGPRSEQMTSRMTEVFKGLGLEYNMSGLTGSSLDSHKLLYFAGQQGLDKQNNLAEELFLGYFTQGRYIGDREFLVEAARKVGVEGAADFLEDPNNGLKEVNEELQQYSSDISGVPHFVLNGKYQLSGGQPPESFIRAFQAASNITA
- the LOC107789630 gene encoding uncharacterized protein LOC107789630 isoform X2, yielding MATNSAKKFIRIDISSDTVCPWCFVGKRNLDKAIALVNDQYDFEIRWHPYLLNPSAPKEGVNKKDHYRNKFGPRSEQMTSRMTEVFKGLGLEYNMSGLTGSSLDSHKLLYFAGQQGLDKQNNLAEELFLGYFTQGRYIGDREFLVEAARKVGVEGAADFLEDPNNGLKEVNEELQQYSSDISGVPHFVLNGKYQLSGGQPPESFIRAFQAASNITA